From a single Bacillus pumilus genomic region:
- the arr gene encoding NAD(+)--rifampin ADP-ribosyltransferase, producing MNDKKQVLDPGPFFHGTKADLKIGDLLEPLYLSNFQEKKSNHIYFTGTLNAAKWGAELARSDAKERIYLVEPLGEFEHDPNLTNKKFPGNPTRSYRSKSPLKIVAELGSWERHSDEEIEHMLSSLKKLSEEGKNVIYD from the coding sequence ATGAATGACAAGAAACAGGTTTTAGATCCTGGTCCATTTTTTCATGGGACGAAAGCAGATTTGAAGATTGGAGATCTGCTTGAACCGCTGTATTTATCCAATTTTCAGGAGAAAAAATCGAATCATATCTATTTCACCGGAACATTAAATGCGGCCAAGTGGGGTGCTGAATTAGCAAGATCTGATGCGAAAGAGAGAATTTATCTTGTGGAACCGTTAGGCGAGTTTGAACATGATCCGAATTTGACTAACAAAAAATTTCCCGGCAACCCGACACGTTCTTATCGATCGAAATCCCCTTTGAAAATCGTCGCAGAATTAGGTTCGTGGGAAAGACATTCCGATGAAGAAATCGAACATATGCTGAGCTCTTTAAAGAAATTAAGTGAAGAAGGAAAAAATGTCATATACGATTGA
- a CDS encoding ROK family protein, producing MRIGGIEAGGTKFVCGYGTTDGTIEHMTSFATGNPDETCRQVIDYFTKHPVDAIGIGAFGPVDVNEKSPSYGTILDTPKTAWRQFPFLSTLKQALGLPMKLDTDVNCAALGEARYSTEAEKPASLVYITVGTGIGGGAYIEHRLIHGLLHPEMGHITVQRHPHDSYGGCCPIHHDCLEGLASGPAIEGRYHTLAPMLPEDHPAWSLHAYYLGQMTANLLLTLSPERIILGGGVMKQPAMLPLILDETEKRLGGYLKLPKPLHDIITKPSFDGLSGLMGAIALGTEALQAEEAAQ from the coding sequence ATGCGAATTGGAGGCATTGAAGCAGGCGGAACAAAATTTGTCTGCGGCTACGGAACAACAGACGGAACGATTGAACACATGACTTCCTTTGCAACGGGAAACCCAGATGAAACATGCCGGCAAGTGATCGATTATTTTACAAAGCATCCTGTCGATGCCATTGGCATTGGGGCTTTCGGTCCTGTCGATGTGAATGAGAAAAGCCCAAGCTATGGGACGATATTAGACACCCCCAAAACAGCCTGGCGCCAATTCCCTTTCCTCTCAACCTTAAAACAAGCCCTTGGGCTCCCGATGAAGCTTGATACCGATGTGAACTGTGCGGCACTCGGAGAAGCCCGCTATTCAACCGAAGCAGAAAAGCCTGCTTCTTTGGTCTACATCACAGTTGGAACTGGCATAGGCGGCGGTGCCTATATTGAACACCGCCTCATTCACGGATTGCTGCATCCAGAAATGGGTCATATCACTGTTCAGCGGCATCCTCATGATTCCTACGGAGGCTGCTGCCCTATCCATCATGACTGTTTAGAGGGACTGGCATCTGGACCTGCAATTGAAGGACGCTATCATACACTGGCACCCATGCTGCCCGAAGATCATCCTGCCTGGTCACTACATGCCTACTATCTCGGGCAGATGACCGCCAATTTATTACTCACCCTTTCACCTGAGCGCATCATTCTCGGCGGAGGTGTGATGAAACAGCCAGCTATGCTGCCGCTCATTCTTGATGAAACAGAGAAACGGCTTGGCGGCTATTTGAAACTACCAAAGCCTTTACATGACATCATCACAAAGCCTTCCTTTGATGGATTATCAGGTTTAATGGGCGCAATTGCTCTTGGTACCGAAGCCTTACAGGCAGAAGAGGCAGCGCAATGA
- a CDS encoding BglG family transcription antiterminator, with amino-acid sequence MMMTADPRTYQLIQRLFETKGFVKLEELTASFRLSDRSIRNLIKEANEQLREAGAMIKTIRGKGYTLLTSDQDAFLLWLHQQKLPARSLVPVMPEERVRFMMRKLLLESGYLKIDQLAEELFISRMTVSSDLKKGRELLARYGMTLVSKPGFGLKVEGDELQKRTCYADLLLEEEPALSHITEREQLHFPDISLETIRSIVLTNLYQESLLIKDIALKNLVIHLAIAIQQTRKNQRISASTTRTQKSPVYMRIAQKIIQQVSSTFHVTLLEDETDYLVMHLLANQTWKEAAPHQTTIEVQQAVAVFLQHIEKMSGHRFANDNILQQDLMLHMKPLLNRIQYGVSLQNPLLHEIKTSYPYPFDLAVSGLNALRLVRTPNEDEAAYVALHIAASFERSQLDTSQKKKAIIVCGSGLGTARLLEIKLKAAFQHELDIVELYSYQDYLMSTTLPCDVIITTVPLASKGKPVIQVSAFFEHHDVQRVNEVIHLLNGHGTSSKELMAFFQENLTLLNADLSSKDEVIDTLCNRLEAQHLVTPSFRSSVLDREQMSSTYLGRGIAMPHPLITNEGTSCVAIAHLKQPIDWQGNQVSLVFLLAIHKDDAACMNQFFEQAVDLLDNPNRIHSLNQSKTFDELMNALFQ; translated from the coding sequence ATGATGATGACGGCAGATCCTCGAACCTATCAGCTGATTCAGCGGCTATTTGAAACGAAAGGGTTCGTGAAGCTGGAGGAGCTCACTGCCTCTTTTCGCTTATCTGACCGCTCCATCCGCAATTTAATTAAAGAAGCAAATGAACAATTACGTGAAGCTGGCGCCATGATTAAAACCATACGCGGAAAGGGTTATACGCTATTAACAAGTGACCAAGACGCCTTCCTGCTTTGGCTTCATCAGCAAAAGCTTCCTGCACGCTCTCTTGTCCCCGTCATGCCAGAAGAGCGTGTACGATTTATGATGAGAAAGCTATTGCTTGAATCAGGTTACTTAAAAATTGACCAACTGGCTGAAGAACTGTTTATCAGCCGCATGACAGTCAGCAGTGATTTAAAAAAGGGGCGAGAACTGTTAGCCCGTTACGGTATGACCCTTGTCTCAAAGCCTGGATTCGGCTTAAAAGTAGAAGGAGACGAATTGCAAAAAAGAACATGCTATGCCGACTTACTGCTTGAGGAAGAGCCTGCACTCTCTCATATCACCGAGCGGGAGCAACTCCATTTTCCTGATATTTCTCTTGAAACCATTCGATCGATTGTTTTAACAAACCTGTATCAAGAGTCTCTGCTCATTAAAGACATTGCTTTAAAAAATTTAGTCATTCACTTAGCAATCGCGATTCAGCAGACACGAAAAAACCAGCGAATATCCGCGAGTACCACTCGCACACAAAAATCGCCAGTCTACATGAGAATTGCCCAAAAGATTATACAACAGGTGAGCAGCACCTTTCACGTCACCTTATTAGAGGATGAAACAGATTACTTAGTGATGCATCTATTGGCGAATCAAACGTGGAAAGAAGCCGCCCCGCATCAGACGACAATAGAAGTTCAGCAGGCGGTTGCGGTCTTTCTTCAGCACATTGAGAAAATGAGCGGACATCGTTTTGCAAATGATAACATCCTGCAGCAAGATTTGATGCTTCATATGAAGCCCTTATTAAATCGAATCCAATATGGTGTATCCTTACAAAACCCGCTTTTACATGAGATCAAAACGTCCTATCCATACCCGTTTGATTTGGCTGTCAGCGGACTGAATGCCTTACGGCTGGTGCGGACGCCAAATGAAGACGAGGCGGCATATGTTGCTCTGCACATCGCTGCTTCATTTGAAAGAAGTCAGCTCGACACCTCGCAAAAAAAGAAAGCCATTATCGTATGCGGATCTGGACTAGGGACAGCAAGACTGCTCGAAATTAAATTGAAGGCAGCCTTTCAACACGAGCTGGACATCGTCGAGCTCTATTCCTATCAGGATTATCTCATGAGCACCACCTTGCCATGTGATGTCATCATTACAACCGTCCCGCTCGCTTCAAAAGGAAAACCAGTCATACAGGTCAGCGCTTTCTTTGAACATCATGACGTACAGCGCGTGAATGAGGTCATTCATTTATTAAATGGACACGGGACATCCTCTAAAGAGCTGATGGCATTTTTTCAAGAAAATTTGACCTTATTGAATGCTGATCTATCGAGCAAGGACGAGGTAATAGACACACTATGCAACCGTTTAGAGGCGCAGCATCTAGTCACGCCTTCTTTCCGATCCTCGGTGCTGGATCGTGAGCAAATGTCTTCTACCTATCTTGGCAGAGGAATTGCTATGCCGCACCCGCTCATCACAAATGAAGGCACATCCTGCGTAGCCATCGCACACTTAAAACAGCCGATTGACTGGCAGGGAAACCAAGTATCACTTGTCTTTTTATTAGCCATTCATAAAGATGACGCAGCCTGCATGAATCAATTCTTTGAACAAGCCGTTGATTTACTGGATAATCCAAACCGCATTCACTCACTGAATCAATCAAAAACATTTGATGAGCTAATGAATGCATTGTTTCAATAA
- a CDS encoding glycoside hydrolase family 1 protein encodes MRYSTLAPFPKDFFWGGSTSAYQVEGAWNEDGKGPSVIDMRASYPEGTTDFKVASDHYHRYKEDVKMFAEMGLKAYRFSIAWTRIIPNGDGEINQKGIEFYHSLIDELRRYDIEPIVTMYHFDLPHALQVKGGWSNRATVDAFERYAEVLFQEYGQKVKYWLTINEQNMMILHGSALGTLDPHLENPKKELYQQNHHMLVAQAKAMTLCHQMLPEAKIGPAPNIALIYPASPKPEDVLAAANYNAIRNWLYLDMAVYGRYNNLAWAYMKEKDILPVIEEGDMDILKSAKPDFIAFNYYTSQTVEASKGDGNDEFARGGDQHLKSGEDGVYKGGNNPFLSKNAFGWEIDPVGFRSTMREIYDRYQLPLIITENGLGAFDKLEEDGSIQDDYRIDYLEKHIEQIKWAITDGVEVFGYCPWSAIDLISTHQGCSKRYGFIYVNRDEFDLKDLKRIRKKSSYWYETLIQQNGENIGE; translated from the coding sequence ATGAGATATTCAACACTGGCACCATTTCCAAAGGACTTTTTCTGGGGCGGATCTACTTCCGCCTATCAAGTAGAAGGTGCATGGAACGAGGATGGCAAAGGGCCATCTGTCATTGATATGAGAGCAAGTTACCCTGAAGGGACAACAGATTTTAAAGTCGCAAGCGATCACTATCACCGCTATAAAGAGGATGTGAAGATGTTTGCAGAAATGGGTTTGAAGGCTTATCGCTTCTCTATTGCATGGACACGGATCATTCCAAATGGAGATGGGGAGATCAATCAAAAGGGGATTGAATTCTATCATTCTCTCATCGATGAGTTGCGCCGCTATGATATTGAACCAATCGTGACGATGTATCATTTTGATCTGCCTCATGCACTTCAAGTAAAAGGCGGTTGGTCAAATCGTGCGACAGTCGATGCGTTTGAACGGTATGCAGAGGTTCTATTTCAGGAGTATGGTCAGAAGGTGAAATATTGGCTGACCATTAATGAACAAAACATGATGATCTTACATGGATCAGCGCTCGGTACACTTGATCCACATTTAGAAAATCCGAAAAAAGAACTTTATCAGCAAAACCATCATATGCTCGTCGCTCAAGCGAAAGCCATGACGCTTTGTCATCAAATGCTGCCCGAAGCGAAAATTGGACCAGCGCCAAACATTGCGCTCATTTATCCGGCTTCTCCAAAGCCTGAGGATGTACTTGCTGCGGCGAATTACAATGCGATCCGCAACTGGTTGTATCTTGATATGGCTGTCTACGGCCGTTATAACAACCTTGCTTGGGCGTACATGAAAGAAAAAGACATTCTTCCTGTCATTGAAGAGGGAGATATGGATATTTTGAAAAGTGCGAAGCCGGACTTCATTGCCTTTAACTACTACACATCTCAAACGGTTGAAGCGAGTAAAGGAGATGGCAATGATGAATTTGCACGCGGCGGAGATCAGCATTTGAAATCTGGTGAGGATGGCGTATACAAAGGTGGCAATAACCCGTTCCTAAGTAAAAATGCGTTTGGCTGGGAGATTGACCCTGTCGGCTTCCGTTCAACGATGCGTGAGATATACGATCGTTATCAGCTGCCTCTTATTATCACGGAAAACGGATTGGGCGCTTTCGACAAATTAGAAGAAGATGGATCGATTCAAGATGATTATCGAATTGACTATTTAGAAAAGCATATCGAACAAATCAAATGGGCAATCACAGACGGCGTCGAGGTCTTCGGATACTGCCCATGGTCTGCAATCGATCTAATCAGCACACACCAAGGATGCTCAAAGCGCTACGGGTTCATTTACGTCAACCGCGATGAATTTGACCTAAAAGACCTGAAGAGAATTCGTAAAAAGAGCTCTTACTGGTATGAAACCCTGATTCAGCAAAATGGAGAGAACATCGGGGAGTAA